A single window of Pontibacillus chungwhensis DNA harbors:
- a CDS encoding acyl-CoA dehydrogenase family protein, translating into MFKIYEPFIKNDRHQYIYQKATEVADLAKSRRKKADEEADFQKETLHDLKEHNYVTLTLSKEFGGEEVSLYELLLAQERLAIGDGATALSIGWHLGVMMELNDEPLWDEDVYKKFAQEVADQKKVVNRAASEPATGSPTRGGVPETTAVSIKDGYSITGRKTFTSMASLLDYYIVSAYIEDKDAVGWFLIDSSKEGIDIDYTWDTVGMRGTGSHDLVLQDVNVKAEDLVELQGDKKGGPKGWLLHIPAVYLGIAIAARNDAIEFAKGFQPNSLDRPISEVSHIQDKIGEMEMKLLHARSFMYSVAEQWDQYPERREVLAPSLGAVKTVATNAANEVVDLAMRIAGGRGLSKSYPFEQYYRDVRAGLHNPPMDDMVIQNMAQAAIKEL; encoded by the coding sequence GTGTTTAAAATCTATGAACCGTTTATAAAAAATGATCGACATCAATATATATATCAAAAAGCTACAGAGGTTGCGGATCTCGCTAAATCACGGAGAAAAAAAGCGGACGAAGAAGCCGACTTTCAAAAAGAGACGTTACATGATTTAAAAGAGCATAATTATGTGACTTTGACTCTCTCAAAAGAGTTTGGAGGAGAGGAAGTGTCTTTATATGAGCTGCTTTTAGCTCAAGAGCGTTTAGCTATAGGAGACGGCGCTACGGCTCTTTCTATAGGGTGGCATTTAGGGGTTATGATGGAATTGAATGATGAACCTCTGTGGGATGAGGACGTTTATAAGAAGTTTGCGCAGGAAGTAGCTGATCAAAAGAAAGTTGTAAACCGAGCAGCCTCTGAGCCTGCTACAGGAAGCCCTACAAGAGGAGGGGTCCCTGAAACTACTGCCGTCTCTATAAAAGATGGCTACTCCATTACAGGCCGGAAGACGTTCACTTCTATGGCCAGTCTATTAGATTACTATATCGTTTCGGCTTATATAGAAGACAAAGATGCCGTAGGGTGGTTTTTAATTGACTCTTCTAAAGAAGGGATCGATATAGATTATACGTGGGACACAGTAGGCATGAGGGGTACGGGAAGTCATGATCTGGTGCTTCAGGATGTGAATGTAAAGGCAGAAGATTTAGTTGAACTGCAAGGGGATAAAAAAGGAGGTCCTAAGGGGTGGCTTCTACACATTCCTGCTGTATATTTAGGGATTGCCATTGCAGCTAGGAATGACGCAATTGAATTTGCGAAAGGTTTTCAGCCGAACAGCCTGGATCGTCCAATCTCAGAAGTTTCTCATATACAGGATAAAATTGGAGAAATGGAGATGAAATTACTTCATGCCAGGAGTTTCATGTATTCAGTTGCTGAACAATGGGATCAGTATCCTGAAAGAAGAGAAGTGTTAGCGCCTTCCCTTGGAGCGGTTAAAACGGTCGCAACGAATGCTGCAAATGAAGTAGTCGATTTAGCGATGCGTATTGCAGGAGGGAGAGGTTTATCAAAGAGTTATCCTTTTGAGCAATACTACAGAGATGTTCGAGCAGGGTTGCATAACCCGCCTATGGATGACATGGTCATTCAAAACATGGCCCAAGCTGCTATCAAAGAATTGTAA